Proteins encoded in a region of the Luteimonas viscosa genome:
- the rpsF gene encoding 30S ribosomal protein S6, whose translation MRHYEIVFLVHPDQSEQVPAMIERYKSLIEAGEGKIHRLEDWGRRQLAYPINNLVKAHYVLFNIEAGQNVLNELVEGFRFNDAVLRHLVMRRDEADTEQSLIMKNKDEKGDKPERGDRRRRDDDESPSTDTDSDSDGDKAAPAQAA comes from the coding sequence ATGCGTCACTACGAAATCGTGTTCCTGGTCCATCCGGACCAGAGCGAGCAGGTGCCGGCGATGATCGAGCGCTACAAGTCGCTGATCGAGGCCGGCGAGGGCAAGATCCACCGCCTCGAGGACTGGGGCCGCCGCCAGCTGGCCTATCCGATCAACAACCTGGTCAAGGCCCACTACGTGCTGTTCAACATCGAGGCCGGCCAGAACGTGCTCAATGAGCTCGTCGAGGGCTTCCGCTTCAACGACGCCGTGCTGCGCCACCTGGTCATGCGCCGCGACGAGGCCGACACCGAGCAGTCGCTGATCATGAAGAACAAGGACGAGAAGGGCGACAAGCCCGAGCGCGGCGACCGCCGCCGCCGCGATGACGACGAGTCCCCGTCCACCGACACAGACAGCGACAGCGACGGCGACAAGGCCGCGCCCGCCCAAGCCGCCTGA
- the alr gene encoding alanine racemase encodes MSTASATPGDDPSHRGGEPLAGAGMGRSSPAASERPTRIVVDLDAIAGNLRNIQAHVGVAVMPIVKANAYGHGLVPVARHLQAVGAGRMGVAFVEEGVALRRAGVTVPILVMGGIFGHQVGQFLSHDLDITVSSLSKLRQVEAAAEAAGRKAAIHLKVDTGMERIGVHGYSAGPFVEAAVRSRWCEIRGVYSHLACADDPESPMTALQLERFLEACAHFDRLGTPMPVRHLANSGGVLHFPDTHLDMVRPGILLYGVLPDPASRPAIPVRSALSLLSQVVYFKVVRAGATVGYGATWTALHDTRVVTVPIGYGDGWPRAVSSRGQVLIRGRRHPLVGRVCMDQFMVDIGDNSAFNEDEVVLVGRQDGESITIEEVARTAGTIPYEILVQLNERIPRQYRGGERAGRPTGIG; translated from the coding sequence ATGTCGACAGCTTCCGCCACGCCCGGGGACGATCCTTCGCATCGCGGCGGCGAACCTCTTGCCGGGGCGGGGATGGGAAGGTCATCTCCCGCGGCGAGCGAGCGCCCCACCCGCATCGTGGTCGACCTCGACGCGATCGCAGGCAACCTGCGCAACATCCAGGCCCACGTCGGCGTGGCGGTGATGCCGATCGTCAAGGCCAATGCCTACGGCCACGGGCTGGTGCCGGTGGCGCGCCACCTGCAGGCCGTCGGCGCCGGGCGGATGGGCGTGGCCTTCGTGGAGGAGGGCGTGGCGCTGCGTCGGGCGGGCGTGACAGTGCCGATCCTGGTGATGGGCGGGATCTTCGGCCACCAGGTCGGCCAGTTCCTTTCCCACGACCTCGACATCACCGTGTCGTCGCTGTCCAAGCTGCGCCAGGTCGAGGCAGCCGCGGAGGCCGCCGGGCGCAAGGCCGCGATCCACCTGAAGGTCGACACCGGCATGGAGCGCATCGGCGTGCACGGCTATTCGGCCGGCCCCTTCGTCGAAGCGGCGGTGCGCTCGCGCTGGTGCGAGATCCGCGGCGTGTATTCGCACCTGGCCTGTGCCGACGATCCGGAATCGCCGATGACCGCGCTGCAGCTCGAGCGCTTCCTCGAGGCCTGCGCGCATTTCGACCGTCTCGGCACGCCGATGCCCGTGCGTCACCTTGCCAATTCCGGCGGCGTGCTGCATTTCCCGGACACGCATCTGGACATGGTGCGTCCGGGCATCCTGCTCTACGGCGTGCTGCCGGATCCGGCGTCGCGGCCGGCGATCCCGGTGCGGTCGGCGTTGTCGCTGCTGTCGCAGGTGGTGTACTTCAAGGTTGTGCGCGCAGGCGCCACGGTCGGCTATGGGGCGACCTGGACGGCGCTGCACGACACGCGCGTGGTCACGGTGCCGATCGGCTACGGCGACGGCTGGCCGCGCGCCGTGTCGTCGCGCGGGCAGGTGCTGATCCGCGGGCGCCGCCATCCGCTGGTCGGGCGGGTGTGCATGGACCAGTTCATGGTCGACATCGGCGACAACAGCGCGTTCAACGAGGACGAGGTGGTGCTGGTCGGCAGGCAGGATGGAGAGTCGATCACGATCGAGGAGGTGGCGCGCACCGCCGGCACCATCCCCTACGAGATCCTGGTGCAGCTCAACGAACGCATCCCGCGCCAGTACCGCGGGGGCGAGCGCGCGGGCCGGCCGACCGGAATCGGCTGA
- a CDS encoding replicative DNA helicase, with protein MSARPGFRPEARNEPRIEQLRLPPQSVEAEQAVLGGLMLAPDAYDRIADLIADNDFYRRDHQLIYRAIRELAEKNKPFDAVTLGEWFESQGLAEQVAGGAYLVELVSTTPSAANIKAYAEIVRDKAILRQLIEVGTGIVNDGFQPEGRDSSELLAKAEQEVFAIAEAGARGRQDFTPVNKAMQEAFDVLQTRFANGGGITGMPTGYKEFDEMTAGLQPTDLLILAARPSMGKTTLALNMAEYAAMKTKKAVAVFSMEMSASQLALRLISSVGRVNATRLRTGQLEDEDWSRVTSAIRLIKDAKIFIDDTPALSPDVLRAKARRLKREHDLGLIVIDYLQLMAVPGNSENRATEISEISRSLKGLAKELNVPVIALSQLNRSLETRTDKRPVMADLRESGAIEQDADVIIFIYRDEYYNKENSPDKGLAEVIIGKQRNGPTGSLKLKFFGEYTRFDNLAHDSIGSFE; from the coding sequence ATGTCCGCAAGACCCGGTTTCCGTCCGGAAGCCCGCAACGAACCCAGGATCGAGCAGTTGCGCCTGCCGCCGCAGTCGGTCGAGGCGGAACAGGCGGTGCTGGGCGGGTTGATGTTGGCGCCGGATGCCTACGACCGCATCGCCGACCTGATCGCCGACAACGACTTCTACCGTCGCGACCACCAGCTGATCTACCGCGCGATCCGCGAACTGGCCGAGAAGAACAAGCCGTTCGACGCGGTGACGCTGGGCGAATGGTTCGAGTCGCAGGGGCTGGCCGAACAGGTCGCCGGCGGCGCCTACCTGGTGGAGCTGGTCAGTACCACGCCCTCGGCCGCGAACATCAAGGCCTATGCCGAGATCGTGCGCGACAAGGCGATCCTGCGCCAGCTGATCGAGGTCGGCACCGGCATCGTCAACGATGGCTTCCAGCCCGAGGGCCGCGACAGCAGCGAACTGCTGGCGAAGGCCGAGCAGGAGGTGTTCGCGATCGCGGAGGCCGGTGCGCGCGGGCGGCAGGACTTCACCCCGGTCAACAAGGCGATGCAGGAGGCGTTCGACGTCCTGCAGACACGTTTCGCCAATGGTGGCGGCATCACCGGCATGCCCACCGGCTACAAGGAGTTCGACGAGATGACGGCGGGGCTGCAGCCCACCGACCTGCTGATCCTCGCCGCGCGTCCGTCGATGGGCAAGACCACGCTGGCGCTGAACATGGCCGAATACGCGGCGATGAAGACCAAGAAGGCGGTCGCGGTGTTCTCGATGGAAATGTCGGCCAGCCAGCTCGCGCTGCGCCTGATCTCCTCGGTCGGCCGGGTCAACGCCACGCGCCTGCGCACCGGGCAGCTCGAGGACGAGGACTGGAGCCGCGTGACCAGCGCGATCCGCCTGATCAAGGACGCCAAGATCTTCATCGACGACACCCCGGCGCTGTCGCCCGACGTGCTGCGCGCCAAGGCGCGCCGGCTCAAGCGCGAGCACGACCTGGGCCTGATCGTGATCGACTACCTGCAGCTGATGGCGGTGCCGGGCAACAGCGAGAACCGCGCCACCGAGATCTCCGAGATCTCGCGCTCGCTCAAGGGCCTGGCGAAGGAACTCAACGTGCCGGTGATCGCGCTCTCGCAGCTCAACCGCTCGCTGGAAACGCGTACCGACAAGCGTCCGGTGATGGCCGACCTGCGCGAGTCGGGCGCGATCGAGCAGGACGCGGACGTGATCATCTTCATCTACCGCGACGAGTACTACAACAAGGAAAACTCGCCCGACAAGGGCCTGGCCGAGGTGATCATCGGCAAGCAGCGTAACGGCCCCACCGGTTCGCTCAAGCTCAAGTTCTTCGGCGAATACACCCGCTTCGACAACCTCGCGCACGACTCGATCGGCAGCTTCGAATAG
- the rplI gene encoding 50S ribosomal protein L9, with protein sequence MELILLQRVTNLGALGDKVSVKPGYGRNFLVPQGKAVPATAANLAEFEAKRADYEAKAQAVADEAQSRLAKLEGASVTLYANASTEGKLYGSVGPRDIAEALTKAGMPVNKSEVVMGEGPLRNTGEFEVVVHLHADAEATVKVVVEPEAA encoded by the coding sequence ATGGAACTGATCCTGCTGCAACGCGTCACCAACCTCGGCGCCCTCGGCGACAAGGTCAGCGTCAAGCCCGGCTACGGCCGCAACTTCCTGGTGCCCCAGGGCAAGGCCGTGCCGGCCACCGCCGCCAACCTCGCCGAGTTCGAGGCCAAGCGCGCCGACTACGAGGCCAAGGCCCAGGCCGTCGCAGACGAGGCGCAGTCGCGCCTGGCGAAGCTGGAAGGCGCCAGCGTGACCCTGTACGCCAACGCTTCCACCGAAGGCAAGCTGTACGGCTCGGTCGGGCCGCGCGACATCGCCGAAGCGCTGACCAAGGCCGGCATGCCGGTCAACAAGTCGGAAGTGGTGATGGGCGAAGGCCCGCTGCGCAACACCGGCGAATTCGAGGTCGTCGTGCACCTGCACGCCGACGCCGAAGCCACGGTCAAGGTGGTGGTCGAGCCCGAAGCGGCCTGA
- the rpsR gene encoding 30S ribosomal protein S18 — translation MSKFFRRRKFCKFTAEGVKEIDYKDLNTLRQNLTENGKIVPSRITGTKSRYQRQLALAVKRARFLALIPYTDNHNI, via the coding sequence ATGTCCAAGTTCTTCCGCCGCCGCAAGTTCTGCAAGTTCACCGCCGAGGGTGTCAAGGAGATCGACTACAAGGATCTCAACACCCTGCGCCAGAACCTCACCGAGAACGGCAAGATCGTGCCGAGCCGCATCACCGGCACCAAGTCGCGCTACCAGCGCCAGCTGGCGCTCGCGGTCAAGCGCGCGCGTTTCCTCGCGCTGATCCCGTACACCGACAACCACAACATCTGA